The sequence ACCCGGGGGGCTTTGATGTCGAGGAAACCACGACGTCTGTCAACAGGACGTCTATGGTGGCGGAATCGGTCCTCCTGGTAGGAGTCTGAATCTGTATCCGAGCTGGATGGTGACTCGAGGATACCTCGGAATCGTGGCATGACTGGCTAATTTGTTTCCGTGGCCTGATCCTTCCAACGGCCACGACTCTCTTTGGTAGTGAATTTCAGAGCGATTTAGGAGCGGGGCGACGAAGAAATATTTGGGAAAGGGGGCCTCAAAAACAGAAAAAACTGGTATTCGAGAAATCAGGGGACAGAAAAAGGATGGAACAATGTTATAGGCGATGATACTTGACGTTAGATAAGATAGTATAGGTGCCTCGTTGAGGTTGGAAGGTCTAAGGTGGGATGTTCGTAAGTCGTGCACGTCCCCAACAACAGGGCAAAAAAGAACGAACTTCGGCTTCGTTTATTTATAGTTAAATTGAAGGGTATATTTTATTGGTGCATCTTATTTAATCTTCCGTAATGCCTGAGGCCTTTCACGTCGCAGCAGTTCGATAAATGGGGTTGTTATGATGTTGGAGGTTTGAGGATGAAGAGGGGACTGTGCGGATATGTGGACGAAGAGCCTCTTATGTTTGATTACGACGAGCCGCCGCCAGGGTCGGCCGCTGGCTGGATGGACGGAAGCCGCCCAGTGAGCAAGAAGAAGGGGATGAAGCGGGGCCGATTGCAGCGTAGGGCAGCGCTGTCGGCAGCAGACGGCGTCAGAGGACGTTGACTTCTGAGAATAGCTAGGCGATCCTTGGATGGTTGGGCGGCTCCTCGAAGAGGATGTTTCAAGGGTCTACTCCATATCTTGCAGCAGTCTTGCTGTTGAGAATGAAGGGAGGCCACGGCTCCGTGAGGAATCCTTTCTCCCAGCCTCCCCCGTGCTGGGTCTGTATACATATTTAGCACCACCGCTCAAGCCAGGAAGCCCACCAGAATGTGGAGCCGGTGCCATCGCTGTGCGGGCCAAGAATTTGCCTGAAAGTGCGTCGCAATATCTGTCGCTTCTTCAAGCTCCCAATCATATTGTGCCATCAACGACTGCTGATCACAAGCAAGGGGTCGCCTGAACCATCCCGCACCTGGTGAGGAAAGGATGTTGTGTCTCATTCGCCTGGCCATGTTCTCGTGCCAGTTTAGCCATTCGCTGTTGAGCTGGCCCTCACCCTAACCGCCAACATGCTCGAGCAAATCTGCGCAGTGCATTAACTCGTCCTTTGTGAAGGAGTGGTTACCGCCCTAATCACGGAATGCATTAGCTTGATGTTGCCTCCTTCGTCCAGGATGCATCTCTCTGCGTGTCTACCTTATCAAATGCCCCATGAACGCACGAATGTCATTATTCGACGCCCAATTCCCTGAGGCACGGCCTTGAAACCTGGATGAAGAGCCGCCAGCTCCACAGGGGACTTTGCAAGACCCTTGGAAAGAGAGCTTGGAGTTCCTTGATTGGAGTCTTGTCCCGAACCAGGAACCAGAAATTGGATGTGATAATGCCGCTCAGTTTTGTTGTTTCGCAGGCTGCGTTGTAGCCTGTTAGTAgtctttttccttcttttcctttttcttatttttaatttttttgcATTGAGAAattgtacagagtactccgaTCGAAGTGAATTAATATGGGAATAAAAAGTAATCCTTTTTTCGAGGCTCGAGAGCGAGATTCGAACTTGGCGCCTCCGAGTGGCTCAAATTTCAATTTCCAATTCGGGACGGCATATCAGAGCTCCCTCTGCGATTCATAGCTCCGTGGTACAGGTACCTACAGCGAAAACAACTGCATGCAAAGCACCCACCACATATCATGGATAAGATACCCCAATACCCATATGTTCAAGGCCTCTATAGACGAAAAATATATGCTGGAGGACTCAGCAACAAAAATTGACACCTGCGTATACCGCCCGCCCCCCCACTGCCTCTTCGACGGGGGGTTTGACCTGAAGCTGCATTGCAGGCTTGCGTTCCGGTAGGGAGTAGAGGGACGACTGGCAGTGTCTCGGAGAGACCCGTCGTAATCCCAACCCACAAGGACCGACCGTTCGGCCACCAGGGCTGTCTGGTTATATACCACTCACTTTCTGGCAAATATAAGTCCTGCTTTTAATTCAAGTGGCTGGCTTATTCCAGGGGCGTATGCCTCCCATGCCCACATACATATCGACTTTATGTTATCCTCTGCCAGTCTGCAAGTGCTTCCCTCATGTTTTTATAACATACTATCTTAAAATTATATGGCCATGCTCGCAAAAGTTGGATATTCGGATTTCTATCAGTCACGCGAGTAGTCTACTTAATAGCAACGGTCACCGGAGATTATAATACAGCTCACTCGATTTTATTGATATatacatatacatatatatatatatatatataatgaTAGTCATTCTACATCACATTGAGCTTCATGAGACGCTCCATAATGCCAGGCACTCGAAGTCACAGAAGTCATTGGAACAATCCCATCCACTCCACTTGGAGCCCAGCACATTCGATTGCCAAAAACAATCACCTCTCGCTCAATCTCACTCAATGGATCTAATTCTCCACGCTCCAACAAGAATATGTGCAGAGACTCCCACGTTCACGGATTGCAAAGTATTGCCTCGACAGCCAAGACCCAGGGCGAGCTTTCTCCCCCAGGCGACCATCCCAATATTGTCGAGGCCGCGCTCACGCTTCGTAGGCTTTCATATGCAGTAAATGTCCACAATCTTTTtataaagaaaaaaggagaagattCAACACCTCACGATCTCCCGCCACTCCGGAAAATCTGCTCGATCTGGTTCTGGCTATTTTTAAATGTCGTCTCCAAATAATGTAGTCTCTTCTCGAGATTCGTGATATCCGTCTTCAATCCCTTCTGCTCATCTGACAATCGTTTATTGACATTATCGATAGGCGTCGCGACGAACCTATAAAAGCCAAGCACGCATCACCCACAAATCAGCCTTCGGAACGTTTCGAGACCATAGCGATGGTGAATGAAAAGAGGGGATTCAGATACACCGTCGGCAGCAACGGCTGAAAATCATAAACGTACATTTTACCAACACCTTCGTATACATTGGTTCCCTTCGGAACTTGGCCCACCTCGCTCGAAGTGAGTTCCAGGAGGCGTACCTCTCGCTGCTTCGATGTGATTTGGGACTTGACCAGGCCGATCTGCTGCTGCGAGGCAATGGCTTGAGATTCAATCTCTTGGACTAGCTATTAATAGTAGCAATACAGGTGTCAGCAAGCGCTAGAACTAATCCTATGATGGAGCTTTGATCGCGATTGTGTCGTGTTGACCCTGACAGGTGCCGCACCTtttgaagagcttcattGGGAATGGACATTTTGACTTTCGAAACAGGGGAAGTGGGCAGTAGCTAGCAAAAGGTAGGGGGGGCTCGAAGGTAAATGGAGATCTAATTGGAGAGATAAAATGGGTTCTTGCGAAACCGTTAAGCGCTAGGGACAAGGAAACTTCTTCTCAGGAGGGGGAGCGTCTCTGTTGCTTGGATCCGTCAACGAGCGGCTCGAGTGATGTCAAGTGGTCGCTGTTGCGGTGAGGATCTGATTGGGCAGGACTTCGGAGCGGATGAACAAGGGGGCCGGCCCAGCGTTTCCAACCTTGTTGGTTCCCTGGGCAAGCCAGAGACTCGAAGGGGTGACCTAAGATACTTCTGGTGTGTGAATGATCGATTCCTTCGAGGTGAGGTTGTGATGCACAACGTATTTACGGCCTGCTTTCGGAGCTCTACCAAGCGTTGATCCTGATACTAATCTCTATGATGTCTGGGAAGATAGAATAGAGGCGAGAAGAGCGCGACACATGAGGAAGTTCCTCCGAGCCGAAAATTTGCATCCAGGCCTGCCTTGTCCGCAAGACAAACCTCCCAGAAATGACGGCCCTGGAAAAGATGACAGCCTCTTTTCCTCTCGGTGGTCCATCCGCCATTAGCAAGCCAGGACCCATGTTGCCAAACTGTAACTCTGGTCGTTACTATTCTTTGTTCAAACTTTTTAGCCCGTTTTGGCCACACCTTGGTTCTATTCGGATGCGAAACATGGGCTGGCTTTTCAACAAGGCCTGGCCATGGCCGAGTGCATATAGCACCTGTCACCAGCGATGTCATGGGAAGATCCCTGAAGCCTCTGTGTTTGAAGTATGTTTCCCTGAGGCTCAGACAACCCGTTCGTTG is a genomic window of Coccidioides posadasii str. Silveira chromosome 3, complete sequence containing:
- a CDS encoding uncharacterized protein (EggNog:ENOG410PQNS~COG:O~BUSCO:16241at33183), with translation MSIPNEALQKLVQEIESQAIASQQQIGLVKSQITSKQREVRLLELTSSEVGQVPKGTNVYEGVGKMFVATPIDNVNKRLSDEQKGLKTDITNLEKRLHYLETTFKNSQNQIEQIFRSGGRS